Part of the Lysobacter enzymogenes genome is shown below.
GCCAAGGTCCGCCACCAGGGCACGCCGCTGGCGGTGCTCAACAAGAGCAAGCAGGACAAGCAGCGCGAGATCGAGGAACTGCGCAAGGACAAGCGCGACTCGGCCGCCAACGCGCGCCAGCGCGAGATCGACCTGATCGACGACCAGATCGCCCTGTACCAGCGCCACGACGCCCAGCGCGGCGCCGGCCAGGCGCCGATGCAGCGGGTCAACGCGACCCTGATTTCCGAAGTCACCGGCGAGCAATACCCGCTGCTGCTCGCGGCCGGGCCGATGGCGATGGACGGCAGCCGCTACCGCTGGCTGCTCAGCGACGTCACCACCCGCAACGGCGACGCCTACATCGGCCTGGGCGACACGCCGAGCGCCGCGTTCGAATCGGCGCTGACCAAGTTCGGCGAGCACGCCGCCTACGGCCGCGGCCGCATCGGCGCGCGCACCGTCGGCCTGGGCCTGGAAGCCGGGGCCAAGGACACCATCTTCGTCGACAGCGCGCCGGCCAACTGGGCGCTGGCGGAAAAGCGCCTCGACGACCTGGTGATGACGCTGGCGGCGATCGGTTTGTTCGTGGCCTCGGCCGGCACCGCCAGCGCGGCGATCGGCGCCGCGGTCGCGGCCGCGCGGCTGATCCAGCGCTGGCAGGCCGGCAAGCTCTATCTCGACGCGCAGACCGTCACCGACCTGCTCGGCGTGCTCGGCGGCATCGGCGCCGCCGGCCAGCTCGCCGCCGGCCTGCGCGTGCAGAAGTTCGAAAAGGTCTTCGCCATCGTGCGCGAGGGCCAGTTCACCGAAGCGCAGGTCAGCGCCGCCAACAACGCGCTCAAGGGCGCGCAGCGCATCGCCAAGGGCGCCGAGCTGGCCAACGAGGCGCTCGGCTACGCCGGCCTGCTGTGGGGCGACCTGAGCTTCATCGACCAGATGATCGACGTCGCCGAACAGGAACGCAAAGGCGACCTGACCCACGCCGCCGCGCGCCGCCAGCGCGCCCAGGCGATTTCCTCGATGGTGCAGAACAACGGCTTGTTCATCGCCGGCAACGTGATCAAGGCCAAGCAGCAGGCCAAGGCCCAGCAGACGCAGGCCAAGGCCAAGCCCGCGCCCGGCGAAGGCGGCGCGGGCAAGGCGCTGGAACCGGCGGCCAAGGGCGGCGCCGGCGAACCCGCGCCGAAGCCCGGCGAAGCGCACGACGCCGCGCCGGGCAAGATCGAGCCGCGGCCCGAGCCGCTGGCCGAAGGCGCCCAGGGCGAGAACAAGCCCAAGCGCGAAGGCGAGCCCGAAGCGCGCGCCGACGCCGACGCCAAGGCGGCGCCGAAGGCCGATTCGGTGCCGGCCGGCGAGCGCCGGGCGACACCGCAGGAACTGGCCGGCGCGCTGCCGCCGGACCTGCGCCAGATGCTCAACATCACCGACACGCTGCAGGGCGATTCGGTCCAGGTCGAATACAAGCTGGACAAGAACACCGGCCTGATCAGCGAGATCACCGTCTCCGCCAGCCCCGACGCGCGCCCGGAAACGGTCGCGCTGCACGTGGACACGGTGCGGCAGATGCAGAAGTACCAGGGCTTCGGCGGCCAGGTGCGCAACGCCATCGCCAAGGTCGGCAAGCTGATCGGCTTCGAGACGATCACGCCCGAGCACAAGGCCGCGTACGAGGCGGTGCTGGAGATCCGCAAGCTGCCCAAGCTGATCGACGCGCAGATGCAGCGCATGCAGAGCATGCGGCCCGACGCGCTGAAGCTGGCCGCGGCCGAGCTCGACAGCCTCAAGCTGCAGCTCGAACAGCACCTGCGCAACCTCGACCTGGGCCCGGAGCTGGCCGGCGACGGCCAGGGCTACGTCGCCGGCAAGGGCCTGTCGAAGCAGAAGCAGAAGCGCTACGCCGAGCTCACCGAGAAGCTGCGCAACTACGACGCCGGCACCGACTCGCACAAGAAGATCCGCCGCGAGATGTACGAGCTGATCGGCGGCGACATGCCGTACGACAGTTGGGAACGCGTCTACGACAGCAACGTCGAGCGCGCCAACAAGGCCAACAAGATCGTCGCCGAGGAGCATGCGCGGCTGGGCTGGGGCGACACCGAGCAGACCATCAAGACCGGCAAGGACGAGGTGCGCCGGCTCGACATCGCCGACGTCGCCAAGAAGACCGGCATCGAGATCAAGGCCTACGAATCGGGCGAGATCTACGCCACCGAAGACAATCTTTCCGAAATCGAGCGCGACGCCAAGCTGGTCAAGCGCGGCTGGAAGATCAAGTGGGTGCTGATCGACACCGAACCCAGCGGGCCGCTGCTGAAGAAGCTGCTGGAGTCGGGAATCCTGGTCGAACGGCGCACCCGCACCAAGAGCGGCACCCAGTTCGTCAGCCGCAACCTGCCGCGCAAATGAGTCCGCGCGTCTTTACGCCATCGAGGATCGTCGCCGTGTCCAACCCGTTCCGCGCCCTGCAGCTGCATTCCCGCGAAGCCTTCCAGCGCTGGCTCGCCGGCGAGGACGAGGCGCGCGCCGCGCTCGACGCGCTGATCGGCGCGAAGCTCGGCGCGGACGAGGATTCGCTCGACGCGCTCGAAGCGTTCCTGCTCGAGCGCTACGCCGGCCCCGAGAAGCTGCTCGCCCCCGCGCAGCGCGAGACGCTCGACGCCGCCGCGCGCCACGTCGGCCGGGCGCTGCTGTCCGCCGCCGACGGCGCGCAATGGGCGATCGATCTCGACGACCCCGACAACGCCTACTACCGCCTGCCGATCGTGCGCTTCGACGACGACGCCGAGGAATGCCCGCTGAGCATGGTCACCGCCGCGCTCGACCGGCGCAGCGGCCGTTACCTGCGCGGCGTGGTCGAGGCCTACCGATGAATCCGACTTGCAGAGACCCGCGACCATGAGCGCGCCCCCCAACGCACCCAAGCTGATCAAAGGCGGACTGGCCCTGCTGGACCCGCTGGCCGGCAGCGTGCTGCGCATCATCGCCTTGCAATACAACCCCGACACGCTCAGCCGCACGCTGCAGGTCAAGGGCGTGGGCGGCGAGGCCGGCGAACGCAGCGAAGCGCTGCGGTTCAAGGGGCCGGCAGTGGAGACGATCAAGCTCGAAGCCGAGATCGACGCCACCGACGCGCTCGCCGCCGGCACCGAGCCGGCGATCAGCGTCGGCCTGCATCCGGATCTGGCCACGCTGGAAGCGCTGGTGCAGCCGACCAGCGCCGCGCTGATCGCCGCCAACGGCATCGCCGCCGGCGGTTCGCTGGAGATCGCTCCCGCGATGGCGCCGCTGGCGGTGTTCGTGTTCGGCCCGCAGCGCATCGTGCCGGTGCGGGTCACCGAACTGAGCATCACCGAGGAGGCCTTCGACACCCAGCTCAATCCGATCCGGGCCAAGGTCAATCTCGGCCTGCGCGTGCTCAGCGTCGACGACCTGGGCTTCGACAGCCGCGGCGGCGGCCTGTTCGTGGGTTACCTGCAAGCGCGCGAGCGCCTGGCCGCGCGCGCGGTCGGCGGCGATTTCCGCACGCTCGGCATTTCCGGAATCGGTTGAGGAACGATCATGGCCAACTACGACTTTCCGCCCGGCAGCCGCTACTACGACATCGCCGTCGCGCAGTTGCCGCAGCCCGACGGCGGCGCGCTGCCGTACCTGCGCCGGCGTTTCCTGCCGGCGGCCGACGCGCTGGCGACGCTGGCCCGGCGCCGGGTCGTCGAGGGCGACCGCCCCGACCTGATCGCCGCGCGCGAACTCGGCGACGCCGAAGCGTTCTGGCGCCTGTGCGACGCCAACGCGACGATGCATCCCGACGAGCTGACCGCCGAGCCCGGCGCGATCGTGCGCATCGCCCTGCCCGACGGCGTGCCGCCTCCGGCGCGGGAGTGATCCGTGGTCACCGGCATCCATCTCACCGTGATGATCGGCCCGGCGGTGCCCGCGCCGGCGCCGCAGGTGGTGATCGACGCGCTGCAAAGCGTGGAAGTGACCAGCGGGCGCGACAAGAGCGGGTTCCAGCTGACCTTCAGCGTCGGCAAGCTGTCGCCTTTGCTGACCACGCTGCTGCCGGCGGGCTACTTCGATCCGCTGGTCACGCGGGTCATCGTCGCCGTCACCCTCGGCGGGCTGCCGCACGTGCTGATGGACGGCATCGTCACCCGCCAGGACCTCGCGCCGAGCAGCGAGCCGGGGCAGTCGACGCTGACCATCACCGGCGAAGACCTCAGCGCGGCGATGGACCTGATCGAACTGGCGATCCCCTATCCGAACATGTCCGACACCGTGCAGGCCTATCTGGTGCTGGCGCGCTACGCGATGTTCGGGGTGACGCCGATCGTGATTCCGGGCTTCATCCCGGAGCAGCCGATCATGACCGAGAAGATCGAATCGCAGAACGGCACCGACCTGTCGCACCTGCGCCGCATCGCCGAAGCCAACGGCTTCGTGTTCTACGTCGATCCCGGCCCGCTGCCGGGCCAGAGCATCGCCTACCTCGGCCCCGACATCCGCATCCCGGTGCCGCAGCCGGCGCTGAGCGTGAACATGGACGCCGACACCAACGTCGAATCGCTGAGCTTCGGCCTGGACGGGCTGGCCAAGGAAACCTTGCTGGTCACGGTCAACGACCCGGTCACCGGGCGCATTCCGATCCCGATCCCGATTCCCGCGATCAGCGTGTTCCAGCCGCCGCTCGGCGCGCGGCCGACGCCGCCGCTGAAGATGGTGCTGTCGCGCGACACCGGCGGCGACTCGGTGCCGTACACGATCAAGAAGATGCTCGGCCGGCTGCTGAAGGGCTCGGCCAACGCGATCACCGCGACCGGCTCGCTCGACGTGCTGCGCTACGGCCACGTGCTGCGCTCGCGCATGCTGGTCGGCGTGCGCGGCGCCGGGCTGGCCTACGACGGCATGTACTACGTCGACAGCGTCACCCACTCGCTCAAGCGCGGCGAATACAAGCAGAGCTTCCAACTCAGCCGCGACGGATTGATTTCGCTGACGCCGAAGGTGCCGATATGAGCAACGCCTCGCGCAACGGGCAGTTTCCCGGCCTCTACCGCGGCACGGTGACCTTGAACACCGACCCGGAATTCCGCGGCCGCCTGCTGCTGATGATTCCCGACGTGACCACCTTCGTGCCCTCGACCTGGGCCGAACCGTGCACGCCGCTGGCCGGGCCGACCGGCCCCGGCATGGGCGTATACATGGTGCCCACGGTCGGCGCCGCGGTGTGGGTCATGTTCGAACACGGCGACGTCAACAAGCCGGTGTGGATGGGCTGCCGCTTCGACACCCAGGCCGATGCGCCGTCGATGTCCAAGCTCAGCAATCCGCTCGACCCCAGCATCATCATTTCGACCGTGCTGCAGAACCAGTTGATCATCAGCGACCTGCCGCCGACGCCGCTGACCGGCGGCATCGTGCTGCAGACCACCACCGGCGCGATGCTCGTGGTCAACGACAGCGGCATCTACATCGACAACGGCAAGGGCGCGTCGATCTGGCTGGTCGGGCCGACCATCACCTTCAACAAGACCGCCATGGCCATCACCTGAGGACGCCGCGATGCCCGGATTCCTGCTTCACGTCAACGCCGCGCTGACCTGCCAGCACGCGGCCGGCCAGGCCAAGATCGCGCCGACGCAGACGCGCGTGCTGGTGTCGGCGCAACCGGTGGCGACGATTCCGCCCGGCGCGCCGACCATCAGCGTGATGGGCTGTCCTTTCACCTTGCCCAACGGCAAGCCGCAGCCGTGCGTGACGATCAAATGGGCGATGCCGTCGGCGCGCGTGACGATCATGGGCTTGCCGGCGATGGTGGTGCCGCCGCCGGGGCCCGGGCCCGGCCCCGGCATCTGCCAGAGCGCCGAACAGATTCCGCAGGGCGCGCCGATCGTCGGCGCCGTGCAGACCCGCGTATTGGCGACGTGAGCGCAGCGCCCAGCACACCGAGCTTAGGAGCCCACGCCATGCATCTCGACTTCCCCTTCCGCATCGACGGCCGCGGCCGCAGCGCGCAGACCGACCACGCCGGCTACGTGCGCGACCTGATCGAACAACTGGTGTTCACCCAACCCGGCGAACGGGTCAACCGCCCCGACTTCGGCAGCGGCCTGATGCAGCTGGTGTTCGCCGGCAACAGCCCCGAGCTGGCCGCGACCGTGCAGTTCACCCTGCAAGCGGCGCTGCAACGCTGGCTGTCGGACCTGATCGAAGTGCGCGAGCTGCGCGTCGACAGCGACGACGCCACCCTCACCGTCAGCCTCAGCTACCTGCTGCTGCGCACCCGCGAGCAGGTCGACGCCCGCTTCGTCCGCCCCATCTGAACGCATGCGCCCAGGCCAGGACACCGCCATGAATCTTTCCTGCCGCAACGACCCGCGCCGCGACGCGGTCCGCGCCTTCCAGGGCCGGGTCGGCCTGGACTTCGTCGAAGTCTCCGCCGACCAGCTGACCCTGCACGTGTACTTCCTCGGCAAGCTGCCGCCGGAACTGGCCGAAGACGGGCCGGCGCTGGAGCGCCACCTGCGCATCGAAGGCGGCGCGCGCATCCGCGACATCCGCATCCTCGACGCCGACCCGCACGCCAGCGGCGAGCCCGACGTCGACGACTGGCTGACGCTGCGCCTGGACCGCTACGGCGACCATTCGCGCTACCGCCTGCGCCTGCTCGACATCGACGGCCTCGACCCGATGTACGCCAGCGCCGAGTTCTCGTTCAAGGTCGGCTGCCCGTCGGACCTGGACTGCAAGCCGGCCCAGGCCTGCGTCGAAGCGCCGCCGGCGGAGCCCGCGATTTCCTATCTGGCCAAGGACTACGCCAGCTTCCGCCGGCTGATCCAGGACCGGCTCGCGCTGATCGCGCCGGACTGGCCGCTGACCCACGTGCCCGACCTCGGCGTGACCCTGACCGAG
Proteins encoded:
- a CDS encoding DUF4157 domain-containing protein, giving the protein MSEPAARRASQRTAPKRGDTDVAARRCGCGTHTPGGGTCGACAKRGREDLSSIRLGALDDPHEHSADRASAAALAGSGFAGVPLHGGSRGGGERIDTPAAVRRTLASPGLPLEPQLREEFEAQYATSLAHVRVHRDDAADAASRELGALAWSHGDHVAFAAGRYAPASADGRQLLAHELAHAAQAQAGEPVLRRKPDPAKAAAPAKPAEPAKAADAPGQDWGRLQIFASGMDLGAQILAGAKPTFAGAKGRTPVYVGLHPEFLKVYDQTGKALTGKLQFKKDKTKGLRFAPGVYVHIDGKMSAVTVDNSNQHIDLEAGASVVATRDLSKEERAKAAADAAKPAAEGAPAKPLPVIDINQLLIEPEKYAAAVRSVPNFLLFYFVPTYPSGAGGKAGGAGGQIYASPIEGRGDGQKANAPPWPVKVTGPKLVPIDSTPTYSASVDWTANGNYTLASQVISQVGETIHYRWESYDVTQYAEQALVKDVEAMRKQTAGGDEPSYEERLERLKRAKVGSGEDVTGMGGANREFQREFENWWGDTRRAAKGTRNPTGDTAGQRVSNAVANRLALELAPVSLLTTAIGATMTWFAELFAGPRQQQEVSLKKKGIYLIRTITTPAINEDREGNQIVRPPSVDAKLTEVTTMETSVKESLDEPAAQLAELQSQIDLAVQAGNTAKADYLRELLAQAKVRHQGTPLAVLNKSKQDKQREIEELRKDKRDSAANARQREIDLIDDQIALYQRHDAQRGAGQAPMQRVNATLISEVTGEQYPLLLAAGPMAMDGSRYRWLLSDVTTRNGDAYIGLGDTPSAAFESALTKFGEHAAYGRGRIGARTVGLGLEAGAKDTIFVDSAPANWALAEKRLDDLVMTLAAIGLFVASAGTASAAIGAAVAAARLIQRWQAGKLYLDAQTVTDLLGVLGGIGAAGQLAAGLRVQKFEKVFAIVREGQFTEAQVSAANNALKGAQRIAKGAELANEALGYAGLLWGDLSFIDQMIDVAEQERKGDLTHAAARRQRAQAISSMVQNNGLFIAGNVIKAKQQAKAQQTQAKAKPAPGEGGAGKALEPAAKGGAGEPAPKPGEAHDAAPGKIEPRPEPLAEGAQGENKPKREGEPEARADADAKAAPKADSVPAGERRATPQELAGALPPDLRQMLNITDTLQGDSVQVEYKLDKNTGLISEITVSASPDARPETVALHVDTVRQMQKYQGFGGQVRNAIAKVGKLIGFETITPEHKAAYEAVLEIRKLPKLIDAQMQRMQSMRPDALKLAAAELDSLKLQLEQHLRNLDLGPELAGDGQGYVAGKGLSKQKQKRYAELTEKLRNYDAGTDSHKKIRREMYELIGGDMPYDSWERVYDSNVERANKANKIVAEEHARLGWGDTEQTIKTGKDEVRRLDIADVAKKTGIEIKAYESGEIYATEDNLSEIERDAKLVKRGWKIKWVLIDTEPSGPLLKKLLESGILVERRTRTKSGTQFVSRNLPRK
- a CDS encoding LysM domain-containing protein, with product MANYDFPPGSRYYDIAVAQLPQPDGGALPYLRRRFLPAADALATLARRRVVEGDRPDLIAARELGDAEAFWRLCDANATMHPDELTAEPGAIVRIALPDGVPPPARE
- a CDS encoding phage baseplate assembly protein V translates to MSNASRNGQFPGLYRGTVTLNTDPEFRGRLLLMIPDVTTFVPSTWAEPCTPLAGPTGPGMGVYMVPTVGAAVWVMFEHGDVNKPVWMGCRFDTQADAPSMSKLSNPLDPSIIISTVLQNQLIISDLPPTPLTGGIVLQTTTGAMLVVNDSGIYIDNGKGASIWLVGPTITFNKTAMAIT
- a CDS encoding GPW/gp25 family protein, which codes for MHLDFPFRIDGRGRSAQTDHAGYVRDLIEQLVFTQPGERVNRPDFGSGLMQLVFAGNSPELAATVQFTLQAALQRWLSDLIEVRELRVDSDDATLTVSLSYLLLRTREQVDARFVRPI